The DNA window AGAAAATACCCCACTCCATCATTCCTGTTTTGTATGCAGCAGTTGCTGGCGCTTTAATCTGGATGTTCTGGTATTATGGCAATGATATTTTCTATAAAATCAATAAAAATAAATTTCCTCCAAAAATCCCCTATATTATCTGGGCTCAGTTTTCTCTGGTTACGTTATTTGTCCTTTACAATAGGTTAAAAATCACTAAAGAAAATTTTGTCACCTACATTGGAAAGAATGCTATTTTCTTTTATTTTGCACAGGGAATCAGTTCCTCGCTGGTTTATTTTTTAGTGGTTCCACTAAAAGAAAACATGAGCTGGTGGGCTTTAATGATCATCATTTATATCATTAATATTATGCTGGCTTTCGTTATTTCTACAGGGCTGAAAAAGGTTGACACTTTAGGATGGAGGATTTTGGAATTCCTAAGAAGAAAGACCGCATCTTAATACTTTAGCGATCAAATTGAAATAAAGTCACATTTCTTTCCCCAATTTGTTTAAATTTACAAAAATTTTACAACATGTTTAAGTTGAAACTTCCTACCGATCCAAGGTGGGCAAATATTGCAGAAGGAAACATCGGAGAAATTTTAACGGATCATGCCTGGTGTGAACAGAAAGCTGCCACCAATGCCATTACACTGATCACAATGCTTCCGGAATATCCCGAAATCGTTACAGAACTTCTTGCCATCGCACAGGAAGAACTGGATCATTTTAATCAGGTGCATGAGATTATTAAGAAACGGGGTTATACTTTCGGAAGAGCACGAAAAGATGATTATGTGAACCAATTGGCAAAATTTATCATTCAGGGAAGCAGAGAAGAACTGATTGTCGACAAAATGCTTTTTGCCGCGATGATCGAAGCCCGAAGCTGTGAAAGATTTAAAGTGCTTACCGAAAACATCAAAGATGAAGAGCTTAAAGTGTTCTATAGAGAATTGATGATTTCTGAAGCCAACCATTATACTACTTTTATCAGTTTCGCAAGACAGCTTGGAGAAGATCCTGAAAAAGTAAACCAGCGTTGGGAAGAATGGCTTGAATACGAAGCTAACATTATTAAATCCTACGGAAACAAAGAAACCATTCACGGTTAAAATACAAACAGTAAAGACGATACATTGAAGAAATCAAGCTTTGAATATATTGCCAATTTATTTCTGAAAAACTTTTTTCAGGGATTGCTTATTATTGGCCCTATCGGGCTTACTATTTTTGTAATTTGGTATGTTGTAAGTGCGATCGACAACTTGATCCCTTCATTAGCTCACCAGATTCCCGGGCTTGTTTTCATTTCAATTATATTATTTACGGCGATTCTGGGGTATTTAGGAAACAAATTCGTGGTGGGAAGATTCTTTTTCGACACGATGGATAGTTTGCTTGAAAAAACTCCCGGAGTAAAGCACATTTACACTCCCACAAAAGACGTGATGTCTTCATTTGTGGGCGACAAGAAAAAATTCAACGATCCTGTATGGGTAAAAACCAATGAAAATCCGGAAATCTGGAGAATCGGTTTTTTAACCCAAAAAGAAATGTCGGACGTTGACAAGCATAATTACGTTGCGGTATATCTTCCTCATTCCTATGCAATTTCGGGATGGGTAATTGTTACTGAAGAAAAAAACATCAAACCTGTAGTGGGAATGACAGCTGCTTCGGCTATGAAGTTTGCAGTAAGCGGTGGTGTAGCCGGATTCCATTCTGATGAAAATATATTTAAGGCTCCGGAATAATTCCCATTCTTCCTTAAATGTACTTTGATGAATTTGAAATTATTTTCAAACCGATTTTCTTTACAAACAATTAAAAACATACTTTAACACATGAATTTACCGTACGCGGAACCTTTCCGCATTAAAATGGTGGAAGAAATCCGCCAATCTACCAGAGAAGAAAGAGAACAATGGCTTAAGCAAGCGAATTATAATCTCTTCAACTTAAAATCTTCACAAGTTTTTATCGATCTTTTAACCGACTCAGGAACCGGGGCAATGTCCGACAGACAATGGGGCGCGTTAATGACCGGAGACGAAAGTTATGCAGGCTCACGTTCTTTTGAAGAGCTTCAAAATACGGTTGAAAAAATTACCGGCTTTACCTATTTATTACCCACTCACCAAGGAAGAGCTGCAGAAAACGTTCTTTTCTCAGTGTTGGTGAAAGAAGGCGATGTCGTTCCGGGTAACTCACACTTTGATACCACAAAAGGACATATCGAAATCAGAAAGGCTCATGCCATCGACTGTACGATTGACGAAGCATTTGACATTAATGATCTTCATCCTTTCAAAGGAAATATTAATCTTGAAAAACTGGAAGAGGTTTATAAAAGTCATCCTAAAGAAAACATCCCTTTCTGCCTGATTACCATCACCTGTAACTCTTCAGGAGGACAACCAGTTTCCCTTGAGAATATGAAAGCTGTAAAAGCACTTTCCGATCAATATGGAATTCCCGTATTTTTTGATTCTGCGAGATTTGCAGAAAATGCCTATTTCATCAAAAAAAGAGAAAACGGCCAGGAAAATAGAAGCATCAAAGAAATATGCAAAGAAATATTTTCATACGGTGACGGAATGACCATGAGTTCCAAAAAAGACGGATTAGTCAATATCGGCGGTTTCATTGCTTTGAATAATGAAGAAATTTTCAGAAAAGCATCCAACTTCACGATCATCTATGAAGGGTTCATTACTTATGGAGGAATGGCCGGAAGAGATATGGCAGCATTGGCTGTAGGTCTTAATGAAGCTACGGAATTCGCCTATCTTGAAAGCAGAATCTCTCAGGTTGAATACCTTGGAAATAAATTGATTGAATACGGAATCCCGGTTCAGAAACCTATCGGGGGACATGCCGTATTCATTGATTCATTAAATTTCCTTCCTAATGTTTCGCGTGCAGAATATCCGGCACAAACCTTAGGGCTTGAAATCTATAAAGAAGCAGGGATCAGAACCGTAGAAATCGGAACTTTATTAGCCGACAGAGATCCTGAAACGAGAGAAAACCGCTATCCTAAGCTGGAGTTGGTGCGTTTGGCAATTCCAAGAAGAACTTATACCAATAATCACATGGATTATATTGCTGCTGCGATTAAAAACGTGTATGAAAGACGTGAAGAGATAGCCAAAGGATATAAAATTACCTGGGAGCCGGAAATATTAAGACATTTTACCGTTCAGCTTGAAAAAGCATAAACATAAAACCGGAATTTTTTCCGGTTTTTTTATTTCTGTTTCGGGTAAAATACAGATACCACAAAAAATTTGTAGGCCATTGAGATTCATCTATTTTTTTCATCAATATTACATCCTATGCACTTCATTTAATTTTTAAAAATTCTAAATTAATTTAATTTATTTTTTTTAAATAGTGAGTGTTTTTAATTTATTTTTGTATCGATCTAAAGAAACAGATTCAAAAAGTATTTAAACACTAACCTGAAAATCCTTTATTCCGAAA is part of the Chryseobacterium lactis genome and encodes:
- the miaE gene encoding tRNA-(ms[2]io[6]A)-hydroxylase; this encodes MFKLKLPTDPRWANIAEGNIGEILTDHAWCEQKAATNAITLITMLPEYPEIVTELLAIAQEELDHFNQVHEIIKKRGYTFGRARKDDYVNQLAKFIIQGSREELIVDKMLFAAMIEARSCERFKVLTENIKDEELKVFYRELMISEANHYTTFISFARQLGEDPEKVNQRWEEWLEYEANIIKSYGNKETIHG
- a CDS encoding DUF502 domain-containing protein; its protein translation is MKKSSFEYIANLFLKNFFQGLLIIGPIGLTIFVIWYVVSAIDNLIPSLAHQIPGLVFISIILFTAILGYLGNKFVVGRFFFDTMDSLLEKTPGVKHIYTPTKDVMSSFVGDKKKFNDPVWVKTNENPEIWRIGFLTQKEMSDVDKHNYVAVYLPHSYAISGWVIVTEEKNIKPVVGMTAASAMKFAVSGGVAGFHSDENIFKAPE
- a CDS encoding tryptophanase, encoding MNLPYAEPFRIKMVEEIRQSTREEREQWLKQANYNLFNLKSSQVFIDLLTDSGTGAMSDRQWGALMTGDESYAGSRSFEELQNTVEKITGFTYLLPTHQGRAAENVLFSVLVKEGDVVPGNSHFDTTKGHIEIRKAHAIDCTIDEAFDINDLHPFKGNINLEKLEEVYKSHPKENIPFCLITITCNSSGGQPVSLENMKAVKALSDQYGIPVFFDSARFAENAYFIKKRENGQENRSIKEICKEIFSYGDGMTMSSKKDGLVNIGGFIALNNEEIFRKASNFTIIYEGFITYGGMAGRDMAALAVGLNEATEFAYLESRISQVEYLGNKLIEYGIPVQKPIGGHAVFIDSLNFLPNVSRAEYPAQTLGLEIYKEAGIRTVEIGTLLADRDPETRENRYPKLELVRLAIPRRTYTNNHMDYIAAAIKNVYERREEIAKGYKITWEPEILRHFTVQLEKA